A single window of Ctenopharyngodon idella isolate HZGC_01 chromosome 24, HZGC01, whole genome shotgun sequence DNA harbors:
- the LOC127506815 gene encoding histone H1-like, whose translation MAETAPAPAAAAPAKAPKKKSATKAKKAGPGVGELIIKAVSASKERSGVSLAALKKALAASGYDVEKNNSRVKIAIKTLVTKGALVQVKGTGASGSFKLNKQQVETKKKPAKKAAPKAKKPAAKKPAAAKKHKSAAAKKPAAKKSPKKAKKPAATAAKKATKSPKKAKKPAAAKKAVKSPKKAKAAKPKVAKPKAAKPKKAAPKKK comes from the coding sequence ATGGCAGAAACCGCTCCAGCACCGGCTGCTGCAGCCCCGGCCAAAGCGCCCAAGAAGAAGTCAGCTACGAAAGCCAAGAAAGCAGGTCCAGGCGTCGGGGAGCTCATCATCAAAGCCGTGTCCGCATCCAAGGAGAGAAGCGGCGTGTCCCTCGCCGCACTGAAGAAAGCTCTCGCCGCCAGCGGCTACGACGTGGAGAAGAACAACTCCCGCGTCAAGATCGCCATCAAGACCTTGGTGACTAAAGGCGCCCTGGTGCAGGTCAAAGGGACCGGCGCTTCGGGCTCATTCAAGCTCAACAAGCAGCAAGTCGAGACCAAGAAGAAGCCGGCCAAGAAAGCGGCTCCTAAAGCGAAGAAGCCCGCGGCCAAGAAACCCGCTGCTGCCAAGAAGCACAAGAGCGCAGCGGCAAAGAAGCCCGCCGCAAAGAAATCGCCCAAGAAGGCCAAGAAACCCGCCGCCACAGCCGCTAAGAAAGCGACGAAGAGTCCCAAGAAGGCAAAGAAGCCAGCAGCCGCTAAGAAAGCAGTCAAGAGCCCCAAAAAGGCAAAGGCGGCTAAACCTAAGGTGGCAAAGCCTAAAGCCGCCAAGCCTAAAAAGGCAGCGcccaaaaagaaataa
- the LOC127506868 gene encoding histone H2A, which yields MSGRGKTGGKARAKAKTRSSRAGLQFPVGRVHRLLRKGNYAERVGAGAPVYLAAVLEYLTAEILELAGNAARDNKKTRIIPRHLQLAVRNDEELNKLLGGVTIAQGGVLPNIQAVLLPKKTEKPAKSK from the coding sequence ATGAGTGGAAGAGGCAAAACCGGAGGCAAAGCCAGAGCCAAGGCTAAGACTCGCTCATCCAGGGCAGGACTGCAGTTTCCCGTCGGCCGTGTTCACAGGCTTCTCCGCAAAGGCAACTACGCCGAGCGCGTCGGTGCTGGTGCTCCTGTTTATCTGGCGGCTGTGCTCGAGTATCTTACCGCTGAGATCCTGGAGTTGGCTGGAAATGCCGCTCGGGACAACAAGAAGACCCGCATCATCCCCCGTCATCTGCAGCTGGCGGTGCGCAACGACGAAGAGTTGAACAAACTTCTGGGCGGAGTGACCATCGCTCAGGGCGGTGTGCTGCCCAACATCCAGGCTGTGCTGCTGCCCAAGAAGACCGAGAAACCCGCCAAATCCAAATAA
- the LOC127506847 gene encoding histone H3: protein MARTKQTARKSTGGKAPRKQLATKAARKSAPATGGVKKPHRYRPGTVALREIRRYQKSTELLIRKLPFQRLVREIAQDFKTDLRFQSSAVMALQEASEAYLVGLFEDTNLCAIHAKRVTIMPKDIQLARRIRGERA from the coding sequence ATGGCAAGAACCAAGCAGACCGCTCGTAAATCCACCGGTGGTAAAGCCCCGAGGAAGCAGCTCGCTACCAAAGCCGCCCGTAAGAGCGCTCCGGCCACCGGCGGCGTCAAAAAGCCCCATCGCTACAGGCCCGGGACCGTGGCTCTCCGAGAGATCCGCCGCTATCAGAAGTCCACCGAGCTGCTGATCCGCAAACTGCCCTTCCAGCGGCTGGTGAGAGAAATCGCTCAGGACTTCAAGACAGATCTGCGCTTCCAGAGCTCCGCTGTCATGGCCCTGCAGGAGGCCAGCGAGGCTTATTTGGTCGGTCTGTTTGAGGACACCAACCTGTGCGCCATCCACGCCAAGAGAGTCACCATCATGCCCAAAGACATTCAGCTGGCCCGCCGCATCCGCGGAGAGCGCGCCTAA